The nucleotide sequence TATGCCCAGCATATTTCAGCTTACTTTTTTAAATTACCCGTTATTATATATAACGCATTTTCCATGCAacatattgttttaattatgccTTTAAGTGATTTACATTGATATTTTGCGTTCAAGTGGATTTCACGAGAATgcataaaaaatatcaaagacTAATGAGCAGCACTTTTGGCTGAATGGAAATGTGTTAAATGAATTGATTACTCACACAAGTACTTCAGTTGGCTTAATTATTGAGAGaacagaaatttaataaaaccaTTTTATTGTGAGCACAAATAAGGAATGAGTAGCATTTGtcgttttcatttatttgacTTTAAGCTTAGCATATAGACTGTCATCTAAAATATCGATGTTTGTTAGGCTTTGTTTATGCAGTcattaaaatatcattaatttcataaatattgtGCTGCAAAAGTTAAGCCTCTTAAGCATtctgtttttcaatttatatgaaaaaaagcatgatatatatattatttccttTTAAATTACACTTTTAAACCCAACTAAATTATTTCTAGCCCAAATTAGCTTCTGGCATAGTTGAAATTAAGTAATCCAATTGTTAGCTGCCTTCCTCTTATTAATCTGATGAACTATCGATTTTTAAATCGGCAATACCCATACGAGCACGAGCCTTTCAATATTCCTGATTATTCAGCTAGAATGtcaattccaatttatttCCTTCAAAATCACCTGCAGAAGAAATGTAATAACCCCGACCATTAGAAGACAAACAAGTTCCTGAGCACCGCAATTGCCTGCGAATATCTGTCTTTGTCTGGTCGTGTTTGTGTTGACGCTGTCGCCCTCGCACCCGCACAGCCACATACCCGGACAACCTttcaactttatttattaaaagtgCTTATTACTTTAACACTTGAGCGCGATTTAACACGATTTGCTCAAGTATTTTCGTACGACAACGAGGACACATTCCGGCGTTCTCGTTCTCGTTCTCGTCCTCCTTCACCAAAGAGCAAGCGAGTGTCAAGGTATGTCTCTGTCTGGGCCAACTGTCTGACTGTCTCCACTGTCTGTCTCTGCTCGAGTGTCCTGTGCTGGGTCCTCGTCCTTCCCCATCCTAGGGATCCTTGAGTATTTAGCTTACCTACCGAACACCGAGAGCAGTTTCATCTTTTTCATGTGCAGCGAGCAGCTCAGCCAAGAAAGCAGCTCCATCATTTTACTCTTTTCGCACTCGAACACTGAGAGAAACTAATGGaagaattaaaaaattcaaatgatTTCATTGTATGTAAGTCTCCATTATTTTTTTAGGTAAGAGAATTTATAAGAAAAATGATTAATGTTGTGATAGAAAaatataagtgaaaaatgtattACTCGTATTGAATTATTTATCTCTAATAAACGCATTTGTCATTTTCAGGAAAAAGGCAATAAGGAAATGGTTTAACAATTGAATTATGATTAccatgcaaataaaatgatttataaCATCTTTAGTATTATACTAATAGGCTTTTACAGTAATAATTAACATGGTTCTCCTTTAAGTCAACATTAGTTAAAAGTaccagttattaaataaattttgttttttcgccAGCGTGCACGCTCTggtgttttcatttttaatcaCACATCACGTACTAGTTTTTTCTCTGTACACTGGCAGTTGTCCTTGGATGCTGTGTGAGGTGGTCCTTGCCTGCTCTTCAACGCCTGACTGTTGGCTGTAGATCGACTTGACTGCCTTTAGCTTCAGCTCCAGCGGCCGCCCCTTtcccactgccacgcccctttccTGGCCTGCTATCATTGCCAGCACTTTGCTGGGGTTTTCCACGGGTTTTTCTGGGGTACAGGAGCTCTGGGGTCTGCCCCTAATATTGCCCTTGACTGTTGTCAACATGTTCAGAGCGTATTTGTTGTTCGAGTTGTTCGGTGTTCGGTgttcgttgttgctgttgactTTAAGTGTGTTGATTTCatacaattaactttttgtctgtttgttttgtgCGACTTCTGCTGGCGTTCGGTCTAATTTCCTGCTCCGTTTTCTGGGGCGGCTGCCGGGGAAGTACTGACATCGTTTGACAGGCCACGTGTGCTTTAACAAGCTGGGGCCAAAATGGCAGATCTGAATCCGACCgcaacgtggcgtatacgcaacgcggattgttttttccttttatttatatactttttttttgtggcgcTGCAGCGCAGGCAACctgaaaaaatttaatatttatttttatgtttttgatttaattttcctcttttcaacATTATGGGaatgtgcgagtgtgtgtgcgtgtaagCGGCCACAGTTATGAGGTTTTtgcgttgttgctgctttggggatttatgaaaaatttagtttttcttgttatttttaCTGCTTTGAggtgatttttatttttattctcaTCGCGCGACGCGCGTTAAGTTCCCGTTTTatacttttattatttctcATTCACTTTTTACGATTCTGTGTGTGCGATTGCGAGTGACTGTGTAAAATgtcatttgttttaatttgccaGCCGTTCGTGAAgggtattattttaatttataattcaCCTTTCATTTATTACTCGAACGCATTAAAGTGCTTGAAAATCTGCGCGCCAAGGTTATATACTAAAATTAGCATTTTGACCAGGCCCACAAATCTTTGCTAATTTATAGCACttgctttatatattttggccataaaaagcaGATATATAAACTTGCCGCTCGGTGATTAATGCGTCATAATTAGAATCTCTGGCCGGGTACATGCATAATTCCACGTGGCAACCCTATAAATCATGccccagtgtgtgtgtgtgtgtgtgtgtgccgtaATCTAGCCACCAAATTCGGTGTCTGTCTGTCAGAGACACTTAACTTTCGTGCTGGCAGGTTCATCGGCAAAGTGTCAGCACACAGATATCCTCATACGCCCCATTTCCCAATACCAACCTGCTCGCAAAATAAATGCGTTATGCGTGCGCTTAAGTGCTCATTAATTTGGAATGTCAAACTATGTTGACTAACGCAAACGTTCCACGTTTAATCGCTTTGAAGAGGACCTCGTTGCGGTCTTGATGAGTTCCTGGCATGCTCTATTCCGCATCCCTGTCAAATTGATTTAGAAGAGCCCCATAAAAGCAGCCCGGTCAACATTCAGgcccacacaaacacaaccaCACCCGAAAATGGAGGCAGACATCAGGTGGAGGATTTCACGTACCAAGTCATTTTCAATTGAGATATTTGCGAACGCCGCTGATGCTCAAACGCAGAGAAAACAAGACCAAGTaactatttttgtttttaaactaagaaataaattattgttaaaCTCTTGAACAAAGTGGTCAATTGCCAGTTAACTAACTAACAGTTACCTAGTTTGAAAGTAATCTATTTGATAATTAGTGCTATTTTGTAATTGGTGGTAGGTCTAAGCCGTTTAGCTTCTGCGTTTGCAGGGGTAatcattaaaatgaaaatgaagagTTATCTGAAATTTTTCCAAGTGCTCTGCATTCTGATTCCATCCATTGTTGCCTCGTGATCTTCCGGCTGGAGTCTGAAAAAATCCGGTTGGCCTAAAAGAGATGCGGGCTGACTGGCCAAAATGCAACTGGAGGCTGCCGACGTGCCTTGCGGTCAGTTGTTGCACGTTGCAGGGTCAGAAGTCATTCAGCCTCTATTAGGCTGCTAATTGAAATACCAGTACGAGGACTGGGGCGTCCAGACCAGTCCAAAGGTTAAATCATGTCAAAGAGCTCGAGTTTCGATTGGAAAGGCAAGGCAAGAGATACGGAAAGTATAAACTAATTAAGAGTTGCAAGCTCGGCAAAGGTAattgaaagttaattaattaaatagtGCAGAGATTTGAGACTCcaattgatttgcatttttcaagAGTTCATTTAGTAGAGTTAATCGAAAGTACTCTTTCAGTACAATACGGGAGTTGGTTTGTAGATAAAGATCTTGTCGATAAACCTTCTTGAAGTATAAAAAACAGCTATAACTTTCCTTAGTTCTTTGCATGCTTTTAAAAGTAAAGTAGTTCAAACTAACTTACATTTTTTGGAGAGCTATGAAAGCGGAATGGCAATGCTCAAGCAAATTCTTAAGAAAAAGTCAACCCTTACTCATACCACCCGGTTTAGAAGACTTCTTGTCATTCGAGTAATTATCTCACGTTTATGAGTCAAACATTTGGCTtcgctgttttattttttcgcatCTGTTTACGTGCAATGCAGTTGGGAACCCGTCATTAGGAATTAAGCAAAAGTCAGTGGCGGAAGCCAAGTACTTGTCAAGTGATGATGATGCCGGAGTTCTTTGCAAGGCCAAAAGTTTTTAGAGTATGCGGGTTATTCCACAAACTCCACGATCTCGTTGACTCCATTCAACTTTGGTTCGCTTCgctatgcttttttttttgtattcattcTTCCTGCCGGTGGTGTTGTTggtactgctgctgctactgctgctgcatccttaaatattttccctttaattaaaatttcaacaaGCCAGACTGccgagcgaaagagacggaaCACGGAAGAGTGAACGAGAGGGGGGATAGCACAGACATGCCCGcataaattaacttttgcGTAGGTGTATGGAGTTACCCGGGTCTTTGGAATACGAAATACGGAGCGTGGTAAGCTGGGCGTAAGTGCCTTATCTTAATGCCCCGCCATATCTGGGGCCTAATGCATATAATAGGCCATGCCTGCTATTTAAAGTCTAACAACCctttttatatgcaaattgttgCGCCACACGTACACGCCCCAACGCCTACCGCCGCCTCTTTTTacttttccccattttttttcccacttttttcTCCCCCCTCGGTTGACTTTACCATCCATCCCAGGGCAACTTGACATTTTTTTAGATACTCCACCGTGTGCCCTCCTGTACCCCTTTTTAATTTCCctcatttaaacattttgtgaaaagtcatatatatatgtacgagCACACTCATACGGATCTTTTGGTGGGCGGTGTGCGTGAATTCCGTTTCCAACTTTTTACACGACTTCAGGTCTTTTGGGCATGTGGATGTGTGTGGAAAAcgttaaaataatttgcaatttaaatagttttaattaactttcactaatTTGCTGTCGCTCAACTTGCACAAGTTGGCAAACTAATTTTAAAgtgatttattatttaaacagcTTGATGATTGGCAGCGCCCCCCATCGGTGAAAAAAAGAGCCACTCTGCCAACGGCCTAATTAGCTAAAGGTGCGGAGGTCACCTCTTTTTGTCTGTGTGGTGGCAtgtttaaaattgtaaaattgatGCAATTAAGCTTTGACCTTTTGGCTGAAAAGGGAACTCCATGAATTGCTATCAGTTTATTGGCCACAACCAATCGGGCATCAATAAAGTTCATATACAAACAAAACCGTTTGGGCCTATGTAATTATTTGGCATTCATCGTATGTCCACAAAAACGTCGAAAGGCATCCACCAGAGCCATAGATATAGGCGTGATTGTAGTTCCTGGCCAGGTAAAGTCCAAACAAGAGCATCAACAAAATGACCACCAAAAGGCACACAGTGGCCACCTCTTCGCATCCATATCGTTTAAAGAAactgttaaatattttaggaACATCGCggttattttacttattgacAGATGCAGAATTACTTTGTTGTGGGTTTACATAAGTGTATACGATTGAATTTCTATTGTAATTTTTCTCAATTACATACCTCTGTCGTTTGGTTACACAACGAAGGCTTGGCTTTATAAGACTTAATTGTTGagaagttttgaccctttgaaCCGCCAGGAGAGCTCCATTGCCCACTTTTTGGCGATACTTGGTAAAGATCTCAGTTAAACTTTCCCTGGTCTGTCTGAGAACCGCTCGAATTGGTATTTGTGTGTTTCGTGTGCTGCAGTTACTTGGTGTggattcattcatttcattccatACAGTATTACAAAATGTTAAGTCGTCAAAATTGTGACAAGTAATTCAAACAAATGAAGTCCTAAGAAAGTGtaaaataatgatttatttaccTAATAATCAGAACGCGCTGTTCAAGTAAGTTGCATATTAATACCATGAACGCtttaaattaaacttaaatctGTAAGTAATTTATGATTATCAATTCAGATCGCTGTCTGGACATCTTAAGCCATACGAATTCTGAGTCGAATTAATaacattatgcaaattttaaaacatCCCATAAATCAACGCATTGAATTCgccataaaataaatgcgCGCCCAAAAGGCAAATAATGGCAGAGTCAttagataaatttatttcGAATTCCACACAAACAGGggcaaattgaaaaaagacagcggcagcaacaacatagCCATCACCAAAAAACAGATAAGGGGGAAATCGATAACAACGGGCAAATTGAAACCGAAAATTTACAGTAATCAGCATAATATAGAAAACCGCCATTAAAATCATTATGTACCCAGTTTAATGCCTATTTATGGCTGATTTCAATTTAAGTAGCAATCCCCGCCGCCACCCACCGACTGCCgcaaacaaatagaaatacaCACTGGAATACCGAAAACCTGCTGGCGttaatttccaataaaaagcCGCTCTGCAAAAAgtaattaacaacaaattacGAAACCGTAGCAAACAACAACGTTCCCGAACAACCGCCACAACCAACACACTTAaagctaattaaattttacGCTGATTCCCCCTCCCCCCATCTCTCACACTATGAAAATCTCCTACCCATCAACATACTATCCATAACTGATTGTTGGCAATAACGACGACCGCAGAGAACCGAGAGCCACAACATCTGGCATGGGTAGAGCCAAAAATAAtgccatatatatattaaataaaaatgatcaaaaagttttggcatTCATTTGAAGGAAGGCTCGTTCGGTCGGTCGGTCagtgaaatcaaataaattaagcgCTGACCAGCAGCCAAACACAATTTGAAGCCACCTAATTGATTTGCcaataaagttaaaaaaaaggattcGCCACATGAAAGGCGAGGCGCCTTCATAGCCTGTAATTTGTAACCGGCCAACTGCAAGAGCCAAAGTAATTGATGCCcaacacacactcgcactcgcacacacacacacacagacacaagtTCACACGAacccatacatatgtacattaaTTACCACAAAGTAAAGGAAAGCGAAAGGTGGAAGGACTATGGTCCAATGCCAACAGGACTATGACGACACCGACGGCTGGCCAAAAACCATTTGGGTCCAGCGAAGCGAATCTAATGTCGAACCGCCAGTAGAAATGTCATTCGTGTGCAATTGCCGCTGCCCGCTgtaattttctttttgcaatTCTTCCCGTTTGAAGAAAACACCATCTCGGTGAAATGGGGAGTATCTTTTTATTGAAATGCGTAGACAAAGAATTACTTTATATGATAACTCCAAGAATTTCTCTTACACATCAGGTAAATTCTAATCACAGAATATTATCTgagaatttattgtttttcccttatttgtaatatttatattttatatcataAAACTGCGtcttgaaaaaataaatgttgaaccaaagattataaaattaatttgtctTAAACTCTTTTTTCACTTCAAGTTCGTACTTGGATCTCGGATATTGTAGACTTGATAAGAGCCCATGATCGCCTAAAAAAGTGATGTACCAGTGTGGAGCAATCGCCAATGGTGCAGTGCATCCACGACCGCAAAGTGGACCATCCAGCCGTGTGAATGCGAGTGTTTCGCTAGAGCCCCACAGCGGGAATTGCAATCATATTAAAAGCAGACTGAGAGCCTCAGTGCGAAACATTTGATGCCAAAACAGCGCGAGCATGTGGCCAGCAGAATGCGGCATGAGGCACGGCGTGTTGCGCGAACGTagggaatgggaatggctATGTCTGCGATCCTCCGACCTAAACTAATCATGGCTACCCATCAACTGCGCGGTGGCAAAAGCGAGAAAAAAAGCAGCACCAGAAACCGTAACACTTTGGCCagccatttgcatttcccCAGGAAAATGGAGGAGCATTGTGGCCAAACTGGCTCACAGCGAATGCTGCCAAATGCTAATTTCCTGGCTGAAAACTTTTTGGTCATTTGCTTTATTAACGACAAAAGATTTAGAAAGAGGAAAGCCAAGGTTTAACCCACTCAAGGCTAGAAAATAAGGAATTTAGCAATACtgaatatttacaatttttagaGTGAAATAGCAATTTgttatgcattttaaataattttctaagaaattaaaatgaataaatttttaaataattgtaattttattaccataacaattcaaaatattaaaaagaaacACGAAACGAAATGCCTGAAGTCTTTCCATGGAATATAATCCCTGACTTGTGACAACTACTAGATTTAAGATATATGTTTCTGGGGTTAAGCAAATGTGCAGGtttgaattaaatttctaAGATGCAGGATGTGGCGCTAAGTGCACACCCGCTTCCATTCGAGCTTTGCATAACTCATTAATGGCGAAAGTTTCTGGTGCTGACACTATCTGAGATGGAGATAATGCCCCCCGGCTGGCCACAAAAGACAGGACCCCGAATTGCGAGTCGGAACGGAAAGAGCTGAAGACATCTCGACTGGCACAAGGGTCAAGTGGGGCATTTATCAGGCCAGGGATTGCACAATATGGGCGCATAAGGCATGGCCATCTGCATCATCATTATCCTTGCGATCACATGCTGCATGTAcgcaacaaaaattaattgtgCCCACATTCAACAGGAAACGAGACCGAAACGGATCCAAACCCTTGCCGCAAATGAGAAACTTGGACAATCGCATTCACACATTCTCGGCCAGAGACAATTGAAACTTTTTGTTCGAGGATGAGTACGAGTTTCAGAGTGagattgggaatgggaatgagcACGACTACGACTACGAGTACAATTCTGGTCGCATTCACAATTGAGGACATGAGCTTTTCTTCTTGGCCGGCCAGCTTGACATGCGTTGGCAGGACCTCCGTTCCCACTTTTCAACTTCTCCATTCTTATGTGCCAAAGCATGTGTTTGAGCACTGAAAAATGTGAGCAACTTGGGCAATGCAATTAGTATTCTGTTAAGCAATTCATTTTTAGAAGCATTTCACTAAGTTCATTGAAAATTATGatgaataattcaatttttgtACGTAATTGGTTATGATAATACATCGTATAAAAATCTATAGAAACTGCGACATCTCTAACACATAACAAAACTCCTAtataactatttatttattttatttgattaatcTGTCGAACGCTTCTTGTTTTGCAGTGCATGTGCGTTCACATAAGTTGGCCAAGCTGTTGGGCTGCTTGTGGTCGGTTTGCCTTCCAGCCATATTCCCATCCATTCATTCAGTTTGACATGGCAGCTGCCTGGTCAGCCATCCGACGACTCCCTTCTATATAGCACCTCCCTTAGCTCgattcctttcctttccttacCATGCCATTCAAAGAACTCTTGTTATGCTCGCCCTGCTTGCGGTTTTGTCCA is from Drosophila melanogaster chromosome 3L and encodes:
- the CG34245 gene encoding uncharacterized protein; translation: MNESTPSNCSTRNTQIPIRAVLRQTRESLTEIFTKYRQKVGNGALLAVQRVKTSQQLSLIKPSLRCVTKRQSFFKRYGCEEVATVCLLVVILLMLLFGLYLARNYNHAYIYGSGGCLSTFLWTYDECQIIT